Proteins encoded together in one Macadamia integrifolia cultivar HAES 741 chromosome 8, SCU_Mint_v3, whole genome shotgun sequence window:
- the LOC122087704 gene encoding cytokinin hydroxylase-like, whose product MGFVQFLLALGLGMTAFLIFRYWVSPISVYKKLRRNGFGGPKPSFPLGNIEEMNPKEKRDSPLGSVNVSHDIHSTVFSYFARWKKLHGKVFVYWLGTEPFLYVADPEFLKEMSSGVMAKSWGKPNVFKYDRKPMFGNGLVMVEGDNWVHHRNVIAPALSPANLKAMATSMVESANKMLDQWANLIVSHEPTIEVERDITSTAAEIIAKTVFGINDDNGRQVFEKLRAMQLALFKSNRLVGVPFSKLMHLKQTLESKSLGKEIDKLLLSIITSRKRRNSFGDHHDLLGFLLADSENNQQGNKKKLTEQELVDECKTFFFGGHETTALAITWTLLLLALHPEWQNHLREEIKEVIGDGPLDPTMLARLKKMGWVLNEVLRLYPSAPNTQRQAREDIRVGHTVIPKGTNIWIDTVGMHHDRSIWGDEVHEFKPERFKDDPNGGCKHRMGYLPFGFGGRICVGRNLTMMEYKIVLTLILRRFSFSLSPDYIHSPTILLSLRPNHGLPLVFETL is encoded by the exons atgggttttGTTCAGTTCCTGCTAGCTCTTGGCTTAGGCATGACAGCTTTTCTCATCTTTAGATATTGGGTTTCTCCAATTAGTGTTTATAAAAAGCTTAGAAGGAATGGTTTTGGAGGTCCAAAACCAAGTTTTCCTCTTGGGAACATCGAAGAAATGAAcccaaaggagaagagagattcTCCTTTGGGTTCTGTAAATGTTTCCCATGATATCCATTCAACTGTTTTCTCCTACTTTGCTCGGTGGAAGAAATTACATG GAAAAGTATTCGTTTACTGGCTTGGCACAGAGCCTTTCTTATATGTTGCAGACCCAGAATTTCTGAAAGAGATGTCTTCAGGAGTCATGGCTAAGAGCTGGGGAAAGCCAAATGTATTTAAATATGATAGAAAACCAATGTTTGGTAATGGACTGGTCATGGTGGAAGGAGATAACTGGGTTCACCATCGTAATGTCATCGCACCTGCACTCTCACCAGCCAATCTCAAG gCCATGGCGACCTCAATGGTGGAGTCTGCCAATAAGATGTTAGACCAGTGGGCTAACCTCATTGTTTCCCATGAGCCCACAATCGAAGTGGAGAGAGACATCACGAGTACCGCAGCAGAGATAATTGCAAAGACAGTCTTCGGCATCAACGACGACAATGGCCGCCAAGTGTTTGAGAAGCTAAGAGCCATGCAGCTCGCTTTGTTCAAGTCTAATCGCTTGGTTGGAGTACCCTTTAGCAAGCTCATGCACCTGAAGCAGACCTTAGAGTCTAAAAGTCTAGGGAAGGAGATCGATAAACTACTTTTATCGATCATAACTTCTCGGAAGAGAAGAAATAGCTTTGGAGATCATCATGATTTGCTAGGGTTTCTGCTTGCAGACTCAGAGAATAACCAACAGGGGAATAAGAAGAAGCTTACAGAGCAAGAGCTGGTGGATGAGTGCAAGACGTTCTTCTTTGGTGGACATGAGACGACGGCATTGGCTATCACTTGGACGTTATTGCTTTTGGCTTTACACCCTGAGTGGCAAAACCATCTGAGGGAAGAGATCAAAGAAGTTATTGGAGATGGACCCTTGGATCCCACCATGCTTGCTAGACTAAAGAAG ATGGGATGGGTGTTGAACGAGGTGTTACGGTTATATCCATCCGCACCGAATACCCAGAGACAAGCAAGAGAAGACATTCGGGTCGGGCACACAGTGATACCCAAAGGGACTAACATTTGGATTGATACAGTTGGAATGCATCATGACCGGTCTATATGGGGTGATGAAGTGCATGAGTTCAAACCGGAGCGGTTCAAGGATGACCCGAATGGAGGATGTAAGCACAGGATGGGTTACTTGCCTTTCGGGTTTGGTGGTAGAATCTGCGTTGGTAGGAACTTGAccatgatggaatacaagattGTGTTAACTCTTATTCTTAGgaggttttctttctctctttctccagaCTATATTCATTCCCCCACCATTTTACTGTCTTTAAGACCTAACCATGGCTTGCCCCTTGTATTTGAAACCCTTTAG